A stretch of Aspergillus nidulans FGSC A4 chromosome VI DNA encodes these proteins:
- a CDS encoding uncharacterized protein (transcript_id=CADANIAT00009741), whose protein sequence is MAQQPVARFTRVIDLDEHDDKEIKRAILPRTSRKYDRALRIFDRFLELHPAACFPPDIKSYKGFLEFYARNTTGRIEEQPITETIENFRRDFETALARARGIQVPKSTSITMKEYIISDLKTKLGLPDVQMSRDGLSPNDLTILLTQLWCRDFKEYRGKFPDRNRVQLTASILLYCFSSARTGEVHESTARRSIARQKDGDNSNDANLRAYSMAACYKHFILTIELVEGIPMLVLTYAREFVKGYWRLRKWEPPVHAFYEVYKEDVPLFFNLILFMLPLFSADRAFRYYGSYTEILDQLDSIKLSDLASQDNHVISRIHFRKDILDTPVFRPSSELDIQSSTECYCPCMSSMGTHGNWQTARMKHASHTEPRTFGRSYAHPVCEVDGPATYLNIASRHEHIQNRRSMGIHHNPNLWQSLPAKAEFEFQEREDIMALDEELKSLTAKLVDARADGPEAERKIQLERRHDSHVGSVYKQTLFCYYRRAMPERDRLAQLLPSKSSMRSPAGRDAMIDLETICREHSPVAYRTNLQPINGNLNLSPIQRMEQYLDMMPQSEDELSRWKNQHTND, encoded by the exons ATGGCACAACAACCGGTAGCAAGATTTACGCGTGTGATTGACCTCGACGAGCATGATGATAAGGAGATCAAACGAGCGATCCTTCCACGTACTTCTCGAAAGTATGACCGGGCTTTAAGAATCTTTGACAG ATTTCTTGAGTTACATCCAGCCGCTTGCTTTCCCCCAGATATAAAATCATACAAAGGGTTTCTAGAATTCTATGCAAGAAATACAACAGGTCGGATTGAGGAACAGCCTATAACAGAAACAATTGAGAATTTCCGCCGGGATTTCGAGACAGCTTTAGCCCGGGCAAGGGGGATCCAAGTCCCCAAGAGCACATCTATCACCATGAAAGAG TATATCATTTCAGATCTCAAGACCAAACTTGGGCTTCCAGATGTTCAGATGTCCAGAGATGGACTATCTCCTAATGATTTGACCATTCTCCTGACCCAGCTATGGTGCCGGGACTTCAAAGAATACCGCGGCAAATTTCCTGACCGGAATAGAGTACAGCTTACTGCATCAATATTACTCTactgcttctcttctgctaGAACAGGGGAGGTACATGAGTCTACAGCTCGCCGCTCTATTGCCCGGCAGAAAGACGGGGACAACAGTAATGATGCCAATCTCCGAGCCTATTCTATGGCAGCTTGCTACAAG CATTTTATCCTCACTATAGAGCTGGTTGAAGGTATCCCAATGTTAGTCTTAACCTATGCTCGGGAGTTTGTGAAGGGTTactggagattgaggaaatGGGAGCCCCCAGTCCATGCTTTCTATGAGGTGTATAAAGAGGACGTCCCTCTCTTCTTTAACCTCATCCTATTTATGCTACCGCTTTTTTCTGCTGACAGAGCCTTTCGCTATTATGGATCATACACCGAGATCCTTGACCAACTGGACTCTATCAAGCTCAGTGATTTGGCTTCGCAAGACAATCATGTCATCTCAAGGATCCACTTTCGAAAAGATATCTTGGACACTCCTGTCTTTCGACCTTCTAGTGAACTTGACATTCAAAGCTCTACTG AATGTTACTGCCCGTGCATGTCGTCGATGGGCACTCATGGAAACTGGCAA ACCGCTCGGATGAAGCATGCATCCCACACTGAACCACGGACTTTTGGCCGGTCTTACGCGCATCCTGTCTGCGAGGTGGATGGTCCTGCGACTTATCTCAACATCGCGTCTCGTCATGAGCATATCCAAAATCGACGTAGCATGGGAATACACCATAACCCAAACCTATGGCAATCCCTCCCTGCGAAGGCGGAGTTCGAATTCCAGGAACGAGAAGATATAATGGCCCTGGATGAAGAACTTAAGTCACTTACTGCTAAGCTTGTTGACGCAAGGGCTGATGGCCCGGAGGCTGAGCGCAAAATCCAGTTAGAACGGCGTCAC GACTCGCACGTTGGGAGTGTTTATAAACAAACCCTCTTCTGTTACTATCGACGAGCTATGCCGGAGCGGGACCGCCTTGCTCAGCTTTTACCATCCAAGTCAAGTATGCGAAGCCCAGCAGGGCGAGACGCTATGATAGACTTGGAAACCATTTGCAGAGAACACTCTCCAGTTGCCTATCGAACCAATCTACAACCAATCAATG